A genomic window from Denticeps clupeoides chromosome 11, fDenClu1.1, whole genome shotgun sequence includes:
- the ppp2r2aa gene encoding serine/threonine-protein phosphatase 2A 55 kDa regulatory subunit B alpha isoform isoform X2 has translation MLKVPESIARSGVTRDSLRADGGQSDTQWCFSQVKGAIDYDIAEADIISTVEFNHSGELLATGDKGGRVVIFQQEPESKNSPQCRGEYNVYSTFQSHEPEFDYLKSLEIEEKINKICWLPQKNAAHFLLSTNDKTIKLWKISERDRRPEGYNLKEEDGTLRNPNSVTTLRVPILQPMDLMVEASPRRVFANAHTYHINSISINSDNETYLSADDLRINLWNLEITDRSFNIVDIKPGNMEELTEVITASEFHPYQCSTFVYSSSKGSIRLCDMRAAALCDRHCKLFEEQEDPSQRSFFSEIISSISDVKFSHSGRYMMTRDYLSVKIWDLNMEKHPVETFQVHEYLRSKLCSLYENDCIFDKFECCWNGNDGVVMTGSYNNFFRMFECGSRRDVTLEASRESSKPHMVLKPRKVCAGGKRKKDEITVDSLDFSKKILHTAWHPNDNVIAVATTNNLYIFQDKVN, from the exons ATGTTGAAAGTGCCGGAGAGCATCGCACGGAGCGGAGTAACGCGTGACAGTTTAA GAGCTGACGGTGGGCAGAGTGACACTCAGTGGTGCTTCTCTCAGGTCAAAGGTGCGATCGATTATGACATTGCTGAAG CCGACATCATATCCACTGTGGAGTTTAATCACTCGGGTGAGCTGCTAGCCACGGGAGATAAAGGTGGCCGGGTAGTGATCTTCCAGCAGGAGCCTGAG AGCAAAAACAGTCCTCAGTGTCGGGGAGAGTACAACGTCTACAGCACATTTCAAAGCCATGAGCCCGAGTTCGACTACCTGAAAAGCTTGGAGATCGAAGAGAAGATTAACAAGATCTGTTGGCTTCCTCAAAAGAATGCAGCACATTTCCTCCTATCAACTAATG ATAAAACCATAAAGCTGTGGAAAATTAGTGAACGGGATAGGAGACCTGAGGGCTACAACCTAAAGGAAGAAGATGGCACCCTCAGGAACCCCAATTCTGTCACCACGCTAAGG GTGCCCATCTTACAGCCCATGGACCTGATGGTGGAGGCCAGCCCACGACGGGTTTTTGCCAATGCCCACACCTACCATATCAACTCCATCTCAATCAACAGTGACAACGAAACATACCTGTCCGCTGATGACCTGCGCATCAACCTGTGGAACTTGGAGATTACAGACCGAAGCTTCA ATATTGTGGACATTAAGCCAGGCAATATGGAGGAGTTGACAGAGGTGATTACAGCTTCAGAGTTCCATCCCTACCAGTGTAGCACGTTTGTTTACAGCAGCAGCAAGGGATCAATCCGGCTGTGTGACATGAGAGCAGCAGCATTATGTGACCGACACTGCAAAC TTTTTGAAGAGCAGGAGGACCCCAGCCAACGATCCTTCTTCTCGGAAATCATTTCCTCCATCTCAGACGTCAAGTTCAGTCACAGCGGTCGCTACATGATGACCCGGGACTACCTATCGGTCAAGATCTGGGACCTTAACATGGAGAAGCATCCAGTGGAGACTTTTCAG GTTCACGAATACCTCAGAAGTAAACTGTGCTCGCTGTATGAGAACGACTGCATTTTCGACAAGTTTGAGTGCTGCTGGAATGGGAATGACGG TGTGGTCATGACTGGATCGTACAACAACTTCTTCCGCATGTTCGAGTGCGGCAGCCGGCGTGACGTGACTCTGGAGGCGTCTCGCGAGAGCAGCAAGCCCCACATGGTGCTGAAGCCGCGGAAAGTGTGCGCCGGCGGTAAACGCAAGAAGGACGAGATAACTGTAGACAGCCTGGACTTCAGCAAAAAGATCCTGCACACAGCCTGGCACCCGAATGACAACGTCATTGCCGTGGCAACCACCAATAACCTGTATATTTTTCAGGACAAAGTGAACTAA
- the ppp2r2aa gene encoding serine/threonine-protein phosphatase 2A 55 kDa regulatory subunit B alpha isoform isoform X3, whose protein sequence is MAGADGGQSDTQWCFSQVKGAIDYDIAEADIISTVEFNHSGELLATGDKGGRVVIFQQEPESKNSPQCRGEYNVYSTFQSHEPEFDYLKSLEIEEKINKICWLPQKNAAHFLLSTNDKTIKLWKISERDRRPEGYNLKEEDGTLRNPNSVTTLRVPILQPMDLMVEASPRRVFANAHTYHINSISINSDNETYLSADDLRINLWNLEITDRSFNIVDIKPGNMEELTEVITASEFHPYQCSTFVYSSSKGSIRLCDMRAAALCDRHCKLFEEQEDPSQRSFFSEIISSISDVKFSHSGRYMMTRDYLSVKIWDLNMEKHPVETFQVHEYLRSKLCSLYENDCIFDKFECCWNGNDGVVMTGSYNNFFRMFECGSRRDVTLEASRESSKPHMVLKPRKVCAGGKRKKDEITVDSLDFSKKILHTAWHPNDNVIAVATTNNLYIFQDKVN, encoded by the exons ATGGCGG GAGCTGACGGTGGGCAGAGTGACACTCAGTGGTGCTTCTCTCAGGTCAAAGGTGCGATCGATTATGACATTGCTGAAG CCGACATCATATCCACTGTGGAGTTTAATCACTCGGGTGAGCTGCTAGCCACGGGAGATAAAGGTGGCCGGGTAGTGATCTTCCAGCAGGAGCCTGAG AGCAAAAACAGTCCTCAGTGTCGGGGAGAGTACAACGTCTACAGCACATTTCAAAGCCATGAGCCCGAGTTCGACTACCTGAAAAGCTTGGAGATCGAAGAGAAGATTAACAAGATCTGTTGGCTTCCTCAAAAGAATGCAGCACATTTCCTCCTATCAACTAATG ATAAAACCATAAAGCTGTGGAAAATTAGTGAACGGGATAGGAGACCTGAGGGCTACAACCTAAAGGAAGAAGATGGCACCCTCAGGAACCCCAATTCTGTCACCACGCTAAGG GTGCCCATCTTACAGCCCATGGACCTGATGGTGGAGGCCAGCCCACGACGGGTTTTTGCCAATGCCCACACCTACCATATCAACTCCATCTCAATCAACAGTGACAACGAAACATACCTGTCCGCTGATGACCTGCGCATCAACCTGTGGAACTTGGAGATTACAGACCGAAGCTTCA ATATTGTGGACATTAAGCCAGGCAATATGGAGGAGTTGACAGAGGTGATTACAGCTTCAGAGTTCCATCCCTACCAGTGTAGCACGTTTGTTTACAGCAGCAGCAAGGGATCAATCCGGCTGTGTGACATGAGAGCAGCAGCATTATGTGACCGACACTGCAAAC TTTTTGAAGAGCAGGAGGACCCCAGCCAACGATCCTTCTTCTCGGAAATCATTTCCTCCATCTCAGACGTCAAGTTCAGTCACAGCGGTCGCTACATGATGACCCGGGACTACCTATCGGTCAAGATCTGGGACCTTAACATGGAGAAGCATCCAGTGGAGACTTTTCAG GTTCACGAATACCTCAGAAGTAAACTGTGCTCGCTGTATGAGAACGACTGCATTTTCGACAAGTTTGAGTGCTGCTGGAATGGGAATGACGG TGTGGTCATGACTGGATCGTACAACAACTTCTTCCGCATGTTCGAGTGCGGCAGCCGGCGTGACGTGACTCTGGAGGCGTCTCGCGAGAGCAGCAAGCCCCACATGGTGCTGAAGCCGCGGAAAGTGTGCGCCGGCGGTAAACGCAAGAAGGACGAGATAACTGTAGACAGCCTGGACTTCAGCAAAAAGATCCTGCACACAGCCTGGCACCCGAATGACAACGTCATTGCCGTGGCAACCACCAATAACCTGTATATTTTTCAGGACAAAGTGAACTAA
- the bnip3la gene encoding BCL2 interacting protein 3 like a produces the protein MLTDAGDLRGNMSTAAAAQQNNNEEPGLNGSWVELEMNGNTGSSSQLLSLTVPISSPGNGNEGETGALPLPVQQQQQQQQEEEEEEEESLTGGLEHVPSSSSIHNGDMEKILLDAQHESSPSSSSCNSPPRPHSPDQDEGQITFDVEMPSGRESEDEGQSAEKDREDDILMNKGADWVADWSSRPENVPPKEFHFRHPRRSGSLSMRKTGAMKKGGVFSADFLKVFIPSLLLSHILALGLGVYIGKRLTSPSTSSF, from the exons ATGCTGACTGACGCTGGTGACTTGAGAGGCAACATGTCCACCGCTGCCGCCGCTCAGCAGAACAACAATGAAGAGCCGGGACTGAACG GGTCCTGGGTAGAACTGGAGATGAACGGTAACACAGGATCCTCCTCCCAGCTGCTCAGCCTCACCGTACCCATCTCCAGCCCAGGCAACGGGAACGAGGGCGAGACCGGGGCTCTTCCTCTACctgtacagcagcagcagcagcagcagcaggaggaggaggaggaggaggaggagagcctGACTGGAGGCCTAGAGCACGTGCCGTCCTCTTCCTCCATCCACAACGGAGACATGGAGAAGATCCTGCTGGATGCCCAGCATGAGTCCAGCCCTAGCAGTTCCTCCTGTAACAG TCCTCCTAGACCTCACAGTCCTGATCAGGATGAAGGACAAATTACCTTTGATGTGGAAATGCCCAGTGGCAGAGAG TCAGAAGATGAAGGACAAAGTGCAGAGAAGGACCGAGAGGACGACATCCTGATGAACAAAGGGGCAGACTGGGTAGCAGACTGGTCCAGCAGGCCTGAGAATGTCCCGCCAAA GGAGTTCCACTTCAGACACCCAAGACGCTCGGGGTCTCTCAGTATGCGGAAGACCGGCGCCATGAAGAAAGGCGGCGTCTTCTCTGCTGACTTCCTCAAAGTCTTCATCCCGTCTCTGCTGCTCTCCCATATTCTGGCCCTGGGCCTGGG AGTCTACATTGGGAAGAGGCTGACCTCTCCTTCCACCAGCTCATTTTAA
- the ppp2r2aa gene encoding serine/threonine-protein phosphatase 2A 55 kDa regulatory subunit B alpha isoform isoform X1: protein MHATRHMQLNKASAVVRNYVIWKWFGRARADGGQSDTQWCFSQVKGAIDYDIAEADIISTVEFNHSGELLATGDKGGRVVIFQQEPESKNSPQCRGEYNVYSTFQSHEPEFDYLKSLEIEEKINKICWLPQKNAAHFLLSTNDKTIKLWKISERDRRPEGYNLKEEDGTLRNPNSVTTLRVPILQPMDLMVEASPRRVFANAHTYHINSISINSDNETYLSADDLRINLWNLEITDRSFNIVDIKPGNMEELTEVITASEFHPYQCSTFVYSSSKGSIRLCDMRAAALCDRHCKLFEEQEDPSQRSFFSEIISSISDVKFSHSGRYMMTRDYLSVKIWDLNMEKHPVETFQVHEYLRSKLCSLYENDCIFDKFECCWNGNDGVVMTGSYNNFFRMFECGSRRDVTLEASRESSKPHMVLKPRKVCAGGKRKKDEITVDSLDFSKKILHTAWHPNDNVIAVATTNNLYIFQDKVN from the exons ATGCATGCAACACGACACATGCAACTAAATAAAGCGTCTGCTGTCGTGCGTAATTACGTAATTTGGAAGTGGTTTGGTCGCGCCA GAGCTGACGGTGGGCAGAGTGACACTCAGTGGTGCTTCTCTCAGGTCAAAGGTGCGATCGATTATGACATTGCTGAAG CCGACATCATATCCACTGTGGAGTTTAATCACTCGGGTGAGCTGCTAGCCACGGGAGATAAAGGTGGCCGGGTAGTGATCTTCCAGCAGGAGCCTGAG AGCAAAAACAGTCCTCAGTGTCGGGGAGAGTACAACGTCTACAGCACATTTCAAAGCCATGAGCCCGAGTTCGACTACCTGAAAAGCTTGGAGATCGAAGAGAAGATTAACAAGATCTGTTGGCTTCCTCAAAAGAATGCAGCACATTTCCTCCTATCAACTAATG ATAAAACCATAAAGCTGTGGAAAATTAGTGAACGGGATAGGAGACCTGAGGGCTACAACCTAAAGGAAGAAGATGGCACCCTCAGGAACCCCAATTCTGTCACCACGCTAAGG GTGCCCATCTTACAGCCCATGGACCTGATGGTGGAGGCCAGCCCACGACGGGTTTTTGCCAATGCCCACACCTACCATATCAACTCCATCTCAATCAACAGTGACAACGAAACATACCTGTCCGCTGATGACCTGCGCATCAACCTGTGGAACTTGGAGATTACAGACCGAAGCTTCA ATATTGTGGACATTAAGCCAGGCAATATGGAGGAGTTGACAGAGGTGATTACAGCTTCAGAGTTCCATCCCTACCAGTGTAGCACGTTTGTTTACAGCAGCAGCAAGGGATCAATCCGGCTGTGTGACATGAGAGCAGCAGCATTATGTGACCGACACTGCAAAC TTTTTGAAGAGCAGGAGGACCCCAGCCAACGATCCTTCTTCTCGGAAATCATTTCCTCCATCTCAGACGTCAAGTTCAGTCACAGCGGTCGCTACATGATGACCCGGGACTACCTATCGGTCAAGATCTGGGACCTTAACATGGAGAAGCATCCAGTGGAGACTTTTCAG GTTCACGAATACCTCAGAAGTAAACTGTGCTCGCTGTATGAGAACGACTGCATTTTCGACAAGTTTGAGTGCTGCTGGAATGGGAATGACGG TGTGGTCATGACTGGATCGTACAACAACTTCTTCCGCATGTTCGAGTGCGGCAGCCGGCGTGACGTGACTCTGGAGGCGTCTCGCGAGAGCAGCAAGCCCCACATGGTGCTGAAGCCGCGGAAAGTGTGCGCCGGCGGTAAACGCAAGAAGGACGAGATAACTGTAGACAGCCTGGACTTCAGCAAAAAGATCCTGCACACAGCCTGGCACCCGAATGACAACGTCATTGCCGTGGCAACCACCAATAACCTGTATATTTTTCAGGACAAAGTGAACTAA